One window of the Gemmatimonadota bacterium genome contains the following:
- a CDS encoding sugar phosphate isomerase/epimerase: MDVTRISACSFPLRERDLDYTFKVISEAGFDKIDLVGRMPHFSVTDPDYDMDELCRVCDKYGVVLANIGSYCGRDFVADSEDDRQAAMDEMKKTLDVGKAFGSKSIRIMPGDGKRASIDTIVPYFQESAEYAEKLGIYMGIENHGTEISGNPEACQEICEKVDSEYFGILYEPCNLMAAGADYKSAFDVFKDYIVHVHIKDGDYNSEGKWERCMLGDGIIDYHWVWDQVEALGYDRDYALEFEVGDIEPVETGYRKWYETWEKA; encoded by the coding sequence ATGGATGTGACGCGCATTTCAGCGTGTAGTTTTCCGCTTCGGGAAAGAGATCTGGATTATACTTTCAAGGTGATTTCCGAGGCGGGGTTTGACAAAATTGATCTGGTGGGGCGCATGCCGCATTTTTCGGTGACTGATCCCGATTACGATATGGACGAACTGTGTCGGGTATGCGATAAGTACGGCGTGGTGTTAGCAAATATCGGGTCGTACTGCGGGCGAGATTTTGTCGCCGATTCGGAAGATGACAGGCAGGCTGCAATGGATGAAATGAAAAAGACGCTGGATGTGGGGAAGGCGTTTGGTTCAAAGTCCATTCGCATTATGCCGGGTGATGGCAAACGCGCTTCGATTGATACGATAGTGCCCTATTTTCAGGAATCCGCGGAGTACGCCGAGAAATTGGGTATTTACATGGGGATTGAGAATCACGGCACTGAAATTTCTGGCAATCCAGAGGCCTGTCAGGAGATTTGTGAGAAGGTCGATTCAGAGTATTTTGGGATTTTGTACGAGCCGTGTAATTTGATGGCTGCAGGTGCAGATTATAAGTCTGCTTTTGATGTTTTTAAGGATTATATCGTGCATGTGCATATCAAGGATGGCGATTACAACTCGGAAGGGAAGTGGGAGCGGTGCATGCTCGGTGACGGTATTATCGATTATCACTGGGTGTGGGATCAGGTGGAAGCACTGGGCTACGATCGGGACTATGCACTGGAGTTTGAGGTGGGCGATATCGAACCCGTGGAGACGGGGTACCGGAAGTGGTATGAGACGTGGGAGAAGGCGTGA
- a CDS encoding putative addiction module antidote protein — protein sequence MAKTKTYPWNAATHLKTKEDIAAYLEAVLEDGDPNLITAALGDIACAKGMTQIARETGLGRASLYKALSPEGNPGFATVLKVIHALGFRLHATPI from the coding sequence ATGGCAAAAACAAAAACATACCCCTGGAATGCGGCGACCCATCTGAAGACTAAAGAAGATATCGCCGCGTATCTCGAAGCCGTGCTCGAGGATGGCGACCCCAATTTAATCACTGCTGCCTTGGGCGACATTGCCTGTGCCAAAGGTATGACACAAATTGCTCGGGAAACCGGTCTTGGACGCGCAAGCCTCTACAAAGCATTGTCACCTGAAGGTAATCCGGGTTTTGCCACAGTGCTCAAGGTTATACACGCATTGGGATTTCGATTGCACGCGACCCCTATTTGA
- a CDS encoding DUF3604 domain-containing protein — protein sequence MSDAEVKKLYGSATVSPSEDVVAGSYGTWTLTYTAGEKGVAKGGAIRIYTDADSDRATPQMDDPAGEDYLTIDVPREARVGALVQSMMSLLLTVNGRALAAGEQVSVTYGDTTGGGPGFRSQTFAEAQHFFWVAVDAGDGEAEILPDPPSLRIVGGEAVKLVVNAPSIVASGKPFRIQVKAEDAWGNPAVSYRGNVVLNGNDVRVPQTVSFGDADGGVRWMDECVVERGGIHRVDADDGTLVAQSNPIACRNTAPQFALYWGDSHGGQVAMAEKIPDFFRYARDVAAIHFAGYQRNDHVLSKRDWVLQQETERAYNQPGQFVALPGFEWSAQTTRGGHHNVYFRRHDQPIRRSGHEGLDDKSDEDTDLRHITEVYEAYRGTDTVITAHVGGEHSDLQYHDPYLEPAVEVTSDHGTFEWILQETLERNYRMGFFGGSDSHNGRPGGDTPGFQHRRYAKAGLAAVYAPELTIESVLDAYKARRIYATTGARILLHTSCEDHWMGEEFTTGNTPRISAFVAGTAPYESVELYRGLERIYSHPIEGAKDRNRVRILWEGASRKSSYSGVIWEGTLRVSGRAINGVEKIRFDSPRSRVFDVSDEGLRWYSVACGYRSGLIIDLPGDGDVDIECVVNTSVITGPLFGDQGIKPPRRMSYAPAEKVGFHVGSSDLENGPVTMELGPLNRRVTIDFAPEAQAAGEVSFDFTDEDAKPGINPYYVRVVQTDMEMAWSSPIFVDYAVEED from the coding sequence ATGTCTGATGCAGAAGTAAAAAAGTTATATGGGAGTGCGACAGTGAGCCCGTCGGAAGATGTGGTGGCCGGGTCCTATGGCACGTGGACGCTGACTTATACGGCAGGAGAAAAAGGGGTTGCGAAAGGAGGGGCAATTCGGATTTATACGGATGCGGATTCAGACCGCGCAACGCCTCAGATGGATGATCCCGCAGGGGAAGATTATTTGACGATTGACGTGCCGAGAGAAGCGCGTGTAGGCGCGCTGGTGCAGAGTATGATGTCGCTTTTGCTGACTGTAAATGGGCGCGCTTTGGCAGCGGGCGAGCAGGTCTCGGTGACTTATGGCGATACGACAGGCGGCGGACCGGGGTTTCGGTCACAGACTTTTGCCGAGGCGCAGCACTTTTTCTGGGTGGCGGTTGATGCGGGAGATGGCGAGGCCGAGATATTACCCGATCCGCCGTCTTTGCGCATTGTGGGGGGCGAGGCTGTGAAGCTGGTGGTCAATGCGCCGTCTATTGTCGCGTCTGGCAAACCGTTTCGCATTCAGGTCAAGGCCGAAGATGCCTGGGGGAATCCAGCGGTCTCTTATCGCGGGAATGTGGTGCTCAATGGCAATGATGTGCGCGTGCCGCAAACCGTGAGCTTTGGCGATGCAGACGGGGGCGTGCGGTGGATGGATGAATGTGTGGTGGAGCGCGGGGGGATTCACCGTGTCGATGCCGACGATGGCACACTGGTCGCGCAGAGCAACCCGATTGCATGCCGCAATACAGCACCGCAATTCGCGCTGTATTGGGGAGACTCACACGGTGGTCAGGTGGCTATGGCGGAGAAGATTCCCGATTTTTTCAGGTACGCACGAGATGTTGCAGCCATTCACTTTGCGGGATACCAGCGCAATGATCACGTTTTGAGCAAACGCGATTGGGTGTTGCAGCAAGAAACGGAACGCGCGTATAATCAGCCGGGGCAATTTGTCGCTTTGCCGGGCTTTGAGTGGTCGGCACAAACCACGCGGGGCGGGCATCACAATGTGTATTTTCGGCGGCACGATCAGCCGATCCGCCGGTCCGGACACGAGGGATTGGATGACAAGTCGGACGAAGATACGGATTTGAGGCACATTACAGAGGTCTATGAAGCGTATCGCGGGACGGATACGGTGATTACGGCTCATGTGGGGGGCGAGCATTCCGATTTGCAATACCACGATCCCTATCTGGAACCCGCTGTGGAAGTGACGTCGGATCACGGGACATTTGAGTGGATTTTGCAGGAGACACTTGAGCGCAATTATCGCATGGGATTTTTCGGCGGGAGTGATAGCCACAACGGGCGACCGGGCGGGGATACGCCGGGTTTTCAGCACCGGCGTTATGCCAAGGCGGGATTGGCTGCGGTGTATGCACCCGAGTTGACGATTGAGAGTGTTCTGGACGCGTACAAAGCGCGGCGTATTTACGCGACGACAGGTGCGCGGATTTTGCTGCATACTTCGTGTGAGGACCATTGGATGGGGGAGGAGTTCACAACGGGAAATACACCGCGTATCTCGGCTTTTGTAGCGGGTACTGCGCCGTATGAATCTGTGGAATTGTATCGCGGATTGGAACGGATTTACAGCCATCCGATTGAAGGGGCAAAAGACCGCAATCGCGTGCGTATTTTGTGGGAGGGCGCGAGTCGCAAGAGCAGTTATTCCGGCGTGATCTGGGAGGGTACACTGAGGGTTTCTGGGCGCGCGATTAATGGTGTTGAAAAGATCCGGTTTGACAGTCCGCGATCTCGCGTTTTTGATGTGTCCGATGAGGGGTTGCGCTGGTATTCTGTGGCGTGTGGGTATCGCAGTGGTCTTATTATCGACTTGCCGGGCGATGGCGACGTGGATATTGAATGCGTGGTGAATACTTCGGTTATTACCGGTCCCTTGTTCGGCGATCAGGGTATTAAACCGCCGAGGCGCATGTCTTATGCACCGGCTGAAAAGGTCGGATTTCACGTTGGGTCAAGTGATCTGGAAAATGGTCCGGTGACAATGGAACTGGGACCATTGAATCGGCGCGTGACCATTGATTTCGCGCCCGAGGCACAGGCCGCGGGAGAGGTGTCGTTCGATTTTACTGATGAAGACGCAAAGCCGGGCATTAATCCGTATTATGTTCGCGTGGTACAAACCGATATGGAGATGGCCTGGAGCAGTCCAATTTTTGTGGATTATGCCGTGGAGGAGGATTGA
- a CDS encoding TIM barrel protein, with translation MAEVILSGFADEGPESKRAEEQFTMMRALGLSYYTIRFIDVGNGVKNAMELTAQEIVQLQKMHGEFGISVSSIGSPLGKIKLLDVNDGTDNRYVPFKEYLETDVKRAIELAHAFDTKLIRGFSYYHPHGTDPWPHLNQAADQLSEIVALCASEGLIYGSEVESHLIGGDGETLLALHEKIDSPNTCIIMDVGNMESMGHSPDSVFAEYEKTKPGLGWIHIKGFNAPANQPMLDRATERGLTRFIPVDQGDAGHEMVLRDFKTLVPRLQSQFQELGVPGVFIDLEPHVKGGGQFGGFSGIDGFGVAFRALCNLLDYLGYEYHLTGYEDLTMP, from the coding sequence GTGGCAGAGGTGATTTTATCGGGTTTTGCCGACGAAGGACCGGAGAGCAAGCGTGCCGAAGAGCAGTTTACCATGATGCGCGCGCTTGGCTTGTCTTATTACACAATCCGTTTTATCGACGTGGGCAATGGCGTAAAGAACGCCATGGAATTGACCGCGCAGGAGATTGTACAACTCCAAAAAATGCACGGTGAATTTGGTATTTCGGTATCGAGCATTGGATCGCCACTTGGAAAAATAAAATTGCTGGACGTGAATGACGGGACCGACAATCGCTATGTGCCGTTTAAGGAATATCTGGAGACAGATGTCAAACGCGCCATCGAACTCGCCCATGCATTTGACACAAAACTCATCCGCGGCTTTAGCTATTACCACCCACATGGGACCGATCCCTGGCCGCATCTAAATCAAGCGGCAGATCAGCTCTCAGAAATTGTGGCCCTGTGTGCAAGCGAAGGCCTGATCTACGGTTCTGAAGTAGAATCGCATTTAATCGGCGGAGATGGCGAAACACTGCTCGCACTGCACGAAAAGATCGACAGTCCCAACACCTGCATCATCATGGATGTGGGCAATATGGAAAGCATGGGACACAGCCCGGACAGCGTTTTTGCCGAATATGAGAAAACAAAGCCCGGATTGGGATGGATACACATCAAAGGATTTAACGCGCCGGCCAATCAGCCGATGCTGGACCGCGCAACAGAGAGAGGATTGACGCGGTTTATTCCCGTGGATCAGGGCGATGCCGGACATGAAATGGTCCTGCGGGATTTTAAAACACTCGTACCGCGCCTGCAAAGCCAGTTTCAGGAACTGGGGGTGCCGGGTGTATTTATCGATCTGGAACCGCATGTAAAGGGCGGTGGACAATTTGGCGGCTTTAGTGGTATTGATGGTTTTGGCGTGGCATTCCGCGCCCTGTGCAATTTGCTC
- a CDS encoding DUF433 domain-containing protein: MSFKNYIEPRPFVRSGKPCFKGTRITVYDILEYLAGGMTEDELLVDFPDLTPQHIRAARDFSDFHKLQFESSATT; the protein is encoded by the coding sequence ATGAGCTTCAAAAACTATATTGAGCCTCGACCTTTTGTCCGTAGTGGCAAGCCCTGCTTCAAAGGCACCCGAATTACCGTCTATGACATATTGGAATACCTGGCTGGGGGAATGACTGAGGATGAACTATTAGTTGATTTTCCGGATCTAACGCCGCAGCACATCCGCGCTGCACGGGATTTTTCCGATTTCCATAAACTCCAATTTGAATCCAGTGCCACAACGTGA
- a CDS encoding HAD family phosphatase gives MPKPYQAVIFDMDGLIVDTENIYYNTYNQTLNELGIDIPREGYVRCVGHPVESNSADAVERYDLPIRPEDFHEAWMTRFETAISNPEQIDLMPGFLDLLSHLQNKHYKLGIASSTPRQRMQATLQNGVLPYVNANALHDIFGAIFSGSDVTHTKPDPEIYLKTAAKLDVPPETCVVFEDSAAGVQSGKAAGMTVFAVPNFFTAHQNHDNADRILPRLDAAIAVL, from the coding sequence ATGCCTAAACCATACCAGGCCGTCATATTTGATATGGACGGCCTGATTGTCGATACGGAAAATATTTATTACAACACCTATAACCAGACCCTCAACGAACTGGGAATTGACATACCGCGCGAAGGTTATGTGCGCTGTGTTGGACATCCCGTAGAAAGCAACAGCGCAGACGCCGTCGAACGCTACGACTTGCCGATCCGTCCCGAAGACTTCCACGAAGCCTGGATGACCCGATTTGAAACCGCGATCTCAAACCCCGAACAAATTGACCTCATGCCTGGTTTTCTCGACCTGCTATCACATCTTCAAAACAAACACTACAAACTCGGCATTGCATCATCCACACCGCGCCAGCGCATGCAGGCGACACTTCAAAACGGCGTCTTGCCCTATGTAAATGCCAACGCGCTCCACGACATATTTGGCGCTATTTTTTCGGGCAGTGACGTCACCCATACCAAACCCGACCCGGAAATCTACCTCAAAACCGCCGCAAAACTCGATGTCCCGCCCGAAACCTGTGTCGTATTTGAAGACAGTGCCGCAGGCGTACAATCTGGAAAAGCCGCTGGCATGACCGTCTTCGCCGTGCCCAATTTCTTCACCGCACATCAAAATCACGACAACGCCGACCGCATACTCCCCCGCCTCGACGCGGCAATTGCGGTATTGTAA
- a CDS encoding undecaprenyl-diphosphate phosphatase, with the protein MTPFEAMLLGLLQGLTEFLPVSSSGHLALGQAAWGIQTGNITFEVIVHFGTLLAIVTALRVRISNLVVGCLRRDSASWHTIYLLIIGSIPAGVVGILFKDILKEAFASPIAVCGFLIATGCILWSTRFARANRVKITFLDAILIGCAQALAVLPGISRSGSTIGMGLLRGLDGREAATFSFLLSIPIILGATALEVGDLLAHPPQMNALWTLLIGAIVAYASGVFAIRWLLGLLSGGHFARFAYYCWLIGLIGIAYFGK; encoded by the coding sequence TTGACACCATTTGAAGCCATGCTCTTAGGACTATTGCAAGGGCTAACCGAATTTTTGCCCGTAAGCAGTTCGGGACATCTCGCATTGGGACAAGCGGCATGGGGCATCCAAACCGGTAATATAACCTTTGAAGTGATCGTACACTTTGGGACTTTGCTGGCTATAGTAACCGCATTGCGCGTGCGAATCAGCAACTTAGTCGTCGGCTGTTTGCGACGCGATAGCGCATCCTGGCACACAATCTACCTGTTGATAATCGGATCTATTCCCGCAGGCGTCGTGGGAATCCTGTTCAAAGACATCCTCAAAGAGGCTTTCGCCAGCCCAATCGCCGTGTGCGGATTCTTGATCGCGACCGGCTGTATTTTGTGGAGCACGCGGTTTGCGCGCGCAAACCGCGTAAAAATTACATTTTTAGACGCCATTTTAATCGGCTGTGCACAGGCACTCGCCGTATTGCCGGGAATTTCCAGATCGGGTTCAACCATTGGCATGGGCCTGTTGCGCGGGCTGGACGGCCGCGAAGCCGCAACATTTTCTTTTTTATTATCCATCCCCATCATTTTGGGCGCAACCGCATTAGAGGTCGGCGACCTGCTCGCCCATCCCCCACAAATGAACGCGCTATGGACCCTGCTAATCGGTGCTATTGTCGCTTATGCGTCTGGCGTATTTGCCATTCGATGGCTCCTGGGATTGCTCAGTGGCGGGCATTTTGCACGATTTGCCTATTATTGCTGGCTCATCGGCCTGATAGGTATAGCGTATTTTGGAAAGTGA
- a CDS encoding methylated-DNA--[protein]-cysteine S-methyltransferase produces MFNLQIFKQLPRGTTWEDMASPLGPLTVLASDNGVHAIAFEGDRTEQAKINFPRAVNHPIINTADEQLAMYFEGTLKVFDLPLDLRGTDFQKRVWELLLEIPFGETRTYGDIARALGNTDASQAVGAANGKNPVAIVVPCHRVIGASGHLTGYAGGMDKKRFLLTHEGVIQPTLFC; encoded by the coding sequence GTGTTCAATCTACAGATATTCAAACAATTACCGCGAGGGACCACCTGGGAAGATATGGCAAGTCCACTGGGACCGTTGACCGTGTTGGCCTCAGATAATGGCGTACATGCAATTGCATTTGAAGGTGATCGCACGGAACAGGCGAAGATAAATTTCCCTCGCGCTGTGAATCATCCCATCATAAATACGGCGGACGAACAACTCGCGATGTATTTCGAAGGAACGCTGAAAGTTTTTGATTTGCCGTTGGATTTGCGAGGAACAGATTTTCAAAAGCGCGTGTGGGAATTACTGTTGGAAATACCCTTTGGAGAGACGCGAACCTATGGCGACATCGCCCGTGCACTGGGCAATACGGACGCATCGCAAGCCGTGGGCGCGGCCAATGGCAAAAATCCTGTAGCAATAGTGGTACCGTGTCACCGCGTAATCGGCGCATCTGGTCATCTCACGGGATATGCTGGAGGGATGGACAAGAAAAGATTTCTCTTAACGCATGAAGGCGTGATTCAGCCAACGCTGTTTTGCTAA
- a CDS encoding DUF5615 family PIN-like protein produces the protein MKLLLDENLSHRLVARLAEAFPGTASIKQVGLQSQPDPAIWAYAAKQGFAIVSRDKDFPQLSFSQGHPPKVVWLVGKNAGNNQVADLLLRNKDRIVTFLDDQNEDSLLTLSL, from the coding sequence GTGAAACTTCTTCTTGATGAGAACCTGAGCCATCGACTCGTAGCGCGGCTTGCGGAAGCCTTTCCCGGCACCGCCAGTATCAAGCAAGTTGGTCTTCAGAGCCAACCTGATCCAGCGATTTGGGCTTACGCCGCCAAACAGGGTTTTGCAATCGTGTCAAGGGATAAAGACTTTCCTCAACTCAGTTTCTCCCAAGGTCATCCGCCAAAAGTAGTATGGCTTGTAGGGAAAAATGCTGGGAACAATCAGGTTGCCGACTTATTGTTGCGGAACAAAGACCGGATCGTAACTTTTCTTGACGACCAGAATGAAGACTCCCTTCTCACCTTGAGCTTGTAG
- a CDS encoding Gfo/Idh/MocA family oxidoreductase: MAEGHKLTMLGTGLIGMFYTMTLHRHRGIDRVQVVYSRTEERARTFAEEWDIPKWTTDLKTAIEDEETDGVVIGLPNDLHLEAARLAAQAGKAVFCTKPLGRTAEEARQILEAVEKAGVFGGYLEDLVYPPKTLKALESVKNGALGRILWVRSRETHPGPHSDWFWDINKAGGGAIVDMGCHCIEIIRNFIGKGIRPVEAMCWSDTLVHPVEAEDHGIGLIKFENGSMGQFEVGWAFRGGMDLRDEVAGTEGTIWLNHWLRTGFDMFTAVGQGGYVAEKAEGDTGWLFPVGDEVAELGYSDMFVDMFNAWDEGREPMETLYDGYVVNAIIDACYKSAKTKQWEPIEMEWRGGEIDRETTSTETDAPFVTLKTERMPDGRLKRIVKDKETGEISERIEE; this comes from the coding sequence ATGGCTGAAGGACATAAATTGACCATGTTGGGAACTGGACTGATCGGAATGTTTTACACCATGACCTTGCACAGACATCGGGGAATTGATCGCGTGCAGGTCGTGTATTCGCGGACCGAAGAACGCGCCAGGACATTTGCGGAAGAATGGGACATACCAAAATGGACAACGGATCTCAAAACCGCAATTGAAGACGAGGAAACCGACGGCGTGGTAATCGGCTTACCCAACGATCTACACCTCGAAGCCGCAAGACTCGCGGCACAAGCCGGCAAAGCCGTATTTTGTACCAAACCTCTCGGCCGCACTGCTGAGGAAGCCCGGCAAATTCTGGAGGCAGTGGAAAAAGCGGGCGTATTTGGCGGGTATCTCGAAGACCTGGTATATCCTCCCAAAACCCTAAAAGCCCTCGAATCCGTGAAAAACGGCGCACTGGGCCGCATCTTATGGGTGCGATCGCGCGAAACACACCCCGGTCCCCATAGCGATTGGTTCTGGGACATAAACAAAGCTGGTGGCGGTGCAATCGTCGATATGGGATGTCACTGCATCGAAATCATTCGCAACTTCATCGGCAAAGGCATTCGCCCAGTAGAAGCGATGTGCTGGTCCGACACACTCGTACATCCAGTCGAAGCAGAGGATCACGGAATTGGATTAATCAAATTTGAAAATGGATCCATGGGCCAATTTGAAGTCGGATGGGCATTTCGCGGAGGCATGGACCTGCGGGATGAGGTGGCAGGCACAGAAGGAACAATCTGGCTCAACCACTGGTTGCGCACTGGATTTGACATGTTCACGGCTGTGGGACAAGGAGGTTATGTAGCGGAAAAAGCCGAAGGCGATACGGGATGGCTCTTCCCAGTGGGAGACGAAGTCGCCGAACTGGGATATTCGGACATGTTTGTAGATATGTTCAACGCCTGGGATGAAGGACGCGAACCAATGGAAACACTGTATGACGGCTATGTCGTCAATGCGATTATAGACGCGTGTTACAAATCGGCAAAAACAAAACAATGGGAGCCGATAGAAATGGAATGGCGCGGCGGTGAAATAGATCGGGAAACCACATCGACCGAAACAGATGCACCATTTGTCACCCTGAAAACCGAGCGCATGCCCGATGGACGCCTGAAGCGAATTGTAAAAGACAAAGAAACCGGTGAGATCAGCGAGCGGATTGAAGAATAA